The Balaenoptera acutorostrata chromosome 2, mBalAcu1.1, whole genome shotgun sequence genomic sequence TGGACTATGTCTCGCCTTAGGTTTTGAATAAGCGATTGTTGCTTTGTGACAGTACCTAACTTACAGGGTTGTCGGGAGGATTCAGTAAGTTAATACTCAATATTGGATGTACTCATATTATCCCAACTTCACAGAAAAGTTTGGAGGCACAGATCGGTTAAGCCGTTAACACCAGAGCAGGAGTTTAAGCCCAGCTCTGTCTCTTCTTGACTACTAGAGTTAGGCTTGGGAGGATCAATACACGCCCCTGCTTGATCTTCCCATCTGGGTGCTAGGAGATTTACGAGCCCAGAGCGTCCTGGGCTAAGGGTTAGTGCGATCACATCTAACTCTCTCGGTTACCCCAGGTCCTGCCACCACCCCTAGTGCCTGTGGTTCCAGTCAGTCTGGTAGGTGGCACCAATGACACCAGCAGGAGGCTGAATTCAGCCCCAGAATCCCAGCGAGACCAGACCCTGAGACAGCAGGGGCCCTTGGCCTCTCCTGTGCCCTCGGGGCACCCTGCTGTCCCTACCAAGCCAGCAGGTAAGACAAGGGCAGGGCTGTTGGGGGTGTGAGGAGCCAGGAGATTCCCAGTGCAGCATGAATAGAGGGAAATATGAGTCAAGACTTTAATGCCAGATTCCTCTCATGCTGGGGGTACTGGGGGAAATGATGCTTTTATTCTGATAATGGAACAGGGAGATATGGCTCTTAACTTTGATAAAGACCAAAATTCTTACTATGGTGTGAAAATAGGAGAGGTACTCTTACTTTGACAAGAGGGCAGGGGATTCAGGACTGCTACTTTGGTGAGAATTTGAGGGAATTCAGAGGGCCATGTTTAAGACCTCTATTCTGATGAGAAGACCATAGAAGGAGAATTTAAGAATCCCAGGCTCCACATTTGCTCTAGTGAGAGAAGAATGACTTAGAGTCTTATTTAGGTAAGAAAAGGGGTATTGGGGCTCTTATTCTGGAGAGGGGATAGGAGAGGCAGTTCGACTGTTCTGGTAAGGGGACCAGTAAGAATCAGGACTCTTAACTCCAGTAAAGGGTTGACTGGTCCAGGTTGTGCCTGTCCCATATCCCTGTGCCCGTAGGCCCATGGCGGGACTGTGCAGAGGCCCGCCAGGCAGGTCATGGACGGAGCGGAGTGTATGAGCTACGAGTGGGCCGGCATGTGATGTCAGCGTGGTGTGAGCAACAGCTGGAGGGTGGAGGCTGGACCGTGATCCAGAGGCGGCAAGATGGCTCCGTCAACTTCTTCACTACCTGGCAGCACTACAAGGTGGGCACGGGTGGGTGGGGCAAGGCTGGGCAGGGTAAGGGGACCTGCTTCTGACTCCCTGACTTTCCTGCCCTGCCAGACGGGCTTTGGGCAGCCTGATGGGGAATACTGGCTGGGCCTTGAACCTGTGCATCAGCTGACCAGCCATGGGGACCATGAGCTACTGGTGCTCCTCGAGGACTGGGGAGGCCGCGGGGCACGTGCCCACTATGATGGTTTTTCCCTGGAGCCTGAGAGTGACCACTACCGCCTACGGCTTGGCCATTACCATGGAGATGCTGGAGACTCTCTATCCTGGCACAATGACAAGCCTTTCAGCACCGTGGATAGGGACCGAGACTCCTATTCTGGTAAAGAGCCCTTATtctggtggtggggtgggggagggagtagGAGACTGTTAGTGCGGAAATGAAAGGGGGTGGGGTAAGACTTCCCTCTGGTAAGGATCAGGATAAACAAGAGAGTGGAGGACAGGACTCTTATTCTGGTGAGGGGGTGCGGAGTCCAGATTCATTCTCTGATGAGGCAGTAAGAGTCAGGATTCCTGCCTTTGTGaaaggtggtgggggggtggggggaataggGGGAGCTATGAGAGCTAGGACTCTTATTCTAGAAAGGAAGTAGAGAAGGTTGTTTTCCCTGATAAAGGAATGAGAGGTAAAACTCCTAGTTTGCAGAAAGGGTGGAGAAAATGTGACTTGTACTTTGGTAAGGGGATAAGGAAGGAATTAAGGCTATTACTCTGAAGAAAGTACGGGGACAGAGGATGCCTGGCAAAAGCCTTGTACTAATGAGGTGCTGGTAGAGGCTTTTATTCTGGTGAGAAGACATGGATTCTCTCTTCCCTCAGGTAACTGTGCCCTGTACCAGCGGGGAGGCTGGTGGTACCATGCCTGTGCCCACTCCAACCTCAATGGTGTGTGGCATCGTGGTGGCCACTACCGTAGCCGTTACCAGGACGGCGTTTACTGGGCCGAGTTTCGTGGTGGGGCTTACTCTCTCAAGAAGGCTGCCATGCTGATCAGGCCCCTGAGGCTGTGACCATCTGTTCGTCTGTCCCCCAGGTCACAGGGGATGTGTGTCAGCAGGAGCGCAAGTTGTCCTGGCCACACCTCCTTTGTGACTCAGTGTGGGCTGTGTCCCACAGACCTCTTCTCGTTGTGGATCTGCTCCCCAGGACCCTGAAAACAGCACCCAGGAATCCCCCTGCCAATATCTTGGACCCAGACGGCTCCCCAAGGGCATTTAGATCTCCGTTTGAGCTCATATTTTATAACAACACAAAATTTCCACAGACCGTGTCTGGTTTGCATCTGCACCTGGCAGGGGTCACTCCCCgtgcctgccctcctcctcctcctcttcctcctcctccttcaggtCCTCCAGAATGAGGTTGTCCAGGTCTTCCAGGAGTCCCCCCTGGCTCAGGCAGGTGGCCACAGTGGAGCCACTGCTGATGTGGAGGTTGCTGGGGTGCAGGACTTTGGGCAGGTGGTTCTGCTTCCGACTCTTGGGGTGTGCGCAGGACGTCCCAGGCACGTGGggctctggggagggagaggttctgaggtcctggggcttGAGGCCACGGGgagctctggggaggggaggggctgaggccACAGGCTCTGGGGCCAGAGCTACAGGAAATTCAGAGGTGAAAGTCACAGGTGTTGAAGCCACAGGAGACCCAGGGACATGGGCGTCACCCGAGACTACAGAGGACACAACAGGAGCCAAGAACACAGAGACCACAGGGGCAGAGTCCACAGGACACTGGGGTGTGGGCCACCAGAGTGAAACCACAGAACTTTATGCGAGGAAACATGGAAGGTAGATGACGCCATGGGAGGTGGGTGTTA encodes the following:
- the ANGPTL6 gene encoding angiopoietin-related protein 6 isoform X2; protein product: MSAPGLLTMQLLLLLDAWWARAAAPRCTYTFVLPPQKFTGAVCWSGPAAPRPTPEAVNASDVAALRVRVGRHEELLRELQRLATADGAVAGEVRALRKESRGLSARLGQLRAQLQHEAGPGAGLGLGAEPAAALALLGERVLNASAEAQRAAARFHQLDVKFRELAQLVSQQSGLISRLERLCPGSAGGQQQVLPPPLVPVVPVSLVGGTNDTSRRLNSAPESQRDQTLRQQGPLASPVPSGHPAVPTKPAGPWRDCAEARQAGHGRSGVYELRVGRHVMSAWCEQQLEGGGWTVIQRRQDGSVNFFTTWQHYKTGFGQPDGEYWLGLEPVHQLTSHGDHELLVLLEDWGGRGARAHYDGFSLEPESDHYRLRLGHYHGDAGDSLSWHNDKPFSTVDRDRDSYSGNCALYQRGGWWYHACAHSNLNGVWHRGGHYRSRYQDGVYWAEFRGGAYSLKKAAMLIRPLRL
- the ANGPTL6 gene encoding angiopoietin-related protein 6 isoform X1, translated to MMSAMSAPGLLTMQLLLLLDAWWARAAAPRCTYTFVLPPQKFTGAVCWSGPAAPRPTPEAVNASDVAALRVRVGRHEELLRELQRLATADGAVAGEVRALRKESRGLSARLGQLRAQLQHEAGPGAGLGLGAEPAAALALLGERVLNASAEAQRAAARFHQLDVKFRELAQLVSQQSGLISRLERLCPGSAGGQQQVLPPPLVPVVPVSLVGGTNDTSRRLNSAPESQRDQTLRQQGPLASPVPSGHPAVPTKPAGPWRDCAEARQAGHGRSGVYELRVGRHVMSAWCEQQLEGGGWTVIQRRQDGSVNFFTTWQHYKTGFGQPDGEYWLGLEPVHQLTSHGDHELLVLLEDWGGRGARAHYDGFSLEPESDHYRLRLGHYHGDAGDSLSWHNDKPFSTVDRDRDSYSGNCALYQRGGWWYHACAHSNLNGVWHRGGHYRSRYQDGVYWAEFRGGAYSLKKAAMLIRPLRL